The Brachybacterium huguangmaarense genome contains a region encoding:
- a CDS encoding DUF6541 family protein, which yields MQTWIPLLAPLAVTVLLLVVPGLAVAVATGRRGMGAVLLAPALSTTIIATAAIVFGLTGLRWNVWMVIALALVACVLVLLGRWILQRRRARRRDRRAAAEGSGAEGPASLRPAFPGRTAGSRRVSVGPVVERWWSWGDTWLLGGLVLGGLLWARHMRNILGSPDAISQTFDNIFHLSAIRYILDTGDASALTLSSLNAAPGTSQFYPAAWHDVVSLVVEITGAGIPVASNAMLCSAVLVWVASCLFLTRSMLPDSPVAAAVTGVMTASVTAFPGLAMDFGVLYPNLLGIALAPIMIGLGIQLLRVAPVRRYGTGTALGLLVLVSPGVALAHPNAVMTVVVFATAAVLVRCAGSLRDGVIGRISRWWIPVAVVLAAVWLVVVDYLWGVLRPPLSQLRWEPFTSFTDAVGQGLLNAPLGLWPAWIVSILAVLGLYRTVRRRENLWLPVTWVLLGYCWLIVAAQPYDAWRLKISGVWYTDPYRVAMVLPLVVLPLAVQGALGLVELVTRRSWRRGPLVLVIAVVAAAALVLVTQRAPYMNNSIERIEKQYAETEHSALLTPDERALIERLPSEVPADAVVATDPWDGSSLAYPLADVQTTNHHALAYVRPAEEVLREDLNRAESDPAVCTAVDDLHVRYVLDFGEQNVNDAPGTYPGFDGLASAPGFELVDQQGAAKLYEITACGAQR from the coding sequence GTGCAGACCTGGATCCCCCTTCTCGCCCCCCTCGCGGTCACGGTGCTCCTGCTCGTCGTGCCCGGCCTCGCCGTCGCCGTGGCGACCGGCCGCCGCGGCATGGGCGCGGTGCTGCTGGCCCCCGCGCTCTCGACCACGATCATCGCCACGGCCGCGATCGTGTTCGGGCTGACGGGGCTGCGCTGGAACGTGTGGATGGTGATCGCGCTCGCCCTCGTCGCGTGCGTGCTCGTCCTGCTCGGCCGATGGATCCTCCAGCGGCGGCGTGCACGCCGCCGCGATCGCCGAGCCGCGGCGGAGGGATCCGGGGCCGAGGGCCCGGCGTCCCTGCGCCCGGCGTTCCCGGGGCGCACGGCCGGCTCGCGTCGTGTCTCCGTCGGTCCCGTGGTCGAGCGGTGGTGGAGCTGGGGCGACACCTGGCTGCTGGGAGGCCTCGTCCTCGGCGGGCTGCTGTGGGCCCGTCACATGAGGAACATCCTGGGCTCCCCGGACGCGATCTCGCAGACCTTCGACAACATCTTCCACCTCTCGGCGATCCGCTACATCCTGGACACCGGGGACGCCTCGGCCCTCACGCTGAGCTCGCTCAACGCCGCCCCCGGCACCTCGCAGTTCTACCCGGCGGCCTGGCACGACGTCGTGTCGCTCGTCGTGGAGATCACCGGTGCCGGCATCCCCGTCGCGTCCAACGCGATGCTGTGCTCCGCCGTCCTGGTCTGGGTCGCGTCCTGCCTCTTCCTGACGCGCAGCATGCTGCCCGACTCCCCGGTCGCGGCGGCCGTGACCGGTGTGATGACGGCCTCGGTGACAGCCTTCCCCGGGCTCGCGATGGACTTCGGGGTGCTGTACCCGAACCTGCTGGGGATCGCGCTCGCCCCGATCATGATCGGGCTCGGCATCCAACTGCTCCGCGTCGCCCCCGTGCGCCGGTACGGCACGGGCACGGCCCTGGGGCTGCTCGTGCTCGTCTCCCCCGGGGTCGCGCTCGCCCACCCCAATGCCGTGATGACGGTCGTCGTGTTCGCGACCGCCGCGGTCCTGGTGCGGTGCGCGGGCTCGCTGCGGGACGGGGTGATCGGGCGCATCTCGCGGTGGTGGATCCCGGTCGCCGTCGTGCTCGCGGCAGTGTGGCTCGTGGTCGTGGACTACCTGTGGGGAGTCCTCCGGCCGCCGCTCTCGCAGCTGCGCTGGGAGCCCTTCACGTCCTTCACCGACGCCGTCGGGCAGGGTCTGCTCAACGCCCCCCTGGGACTGTGGCCGGCGTGGATCGTGAGCATCCTGGCGGTTCTCGGCCTCTATCGCACGGTGCGCCGACGGGAGAACCTGTGGCTCCCCGTGACCTGGGTCCTCCTCGGGTACTGCTGGCTGATCGTCGCCGCTCAGCCCTACGACGCCTGGCGGCTGAAGATCAGCGGCGTCTGGTACACCGATCCGTACCGGGTCGCGATGGTGCTGCCGCTCGTCGTCCTCCCGCTCGCCGTGCAGGGCGCGCTGGGCCTCGTCGAGCTCGTCACCCGGCGCTCGTGGCGCCGCGGGCCCCTGGTCCTCGTGATCGCCGTCGTCGCGGCGGCCGCGCTGGTGCTCGTGACGCAGCGCGCCCCGTACATGAACAACTCGATCGAGCGGATCGAGAAGCAGTATGCCGAGACGGAGCACAGCGCCCTGCTGACGCCCGACGAACGAGCCCTCATCGAACGCCTCCCCTCCGAGGTGCCCGCGGACGCGGTCGTCGCGACCGATCCGTGGGACGGCTCCTCGCTGGCCTATCCGCTGGCCGACGTGCAGACCACCAATCACCATGCGCTCGCCTACGTGCGCCCCGCGGAGGAGGTCCTCCGGGAGGACCTCAACCGGGCCGAGTCCGATCCGGCGGTCTGCACGGCCGTCGACGACCTCCACGTGCGCTACGTCCTGGACTTCGGCGAGCAGAACGTCAACGACGCCCCGGGCACGTACCCGGGCTTCGACGGCCTCGCGAGCGCCCCGGGCTTCGAGCTCGTGGACCAGCAGGGCGCCGCGAAGCTGTACGAGATCACGGCCTGCGGCGCGCAGCGCTGA
- a CDS encoding glycosyltransferase family 2 protein, translating into MTTTDQDLAAPGHFLVIMPAWNEEAVIGATLRELADALPEADILVVDDGSSDGTARLAEEVGARVMRLPYNLGVGGAMRAGYKYARRFGYERAIQVDADGQHDPRDIVRVLAGLEDADISIGARFADRGSYQARGPRRWAMVFLARTISRIARTRLTDVTSGFRAANRAAIRQYCEHYPAEYLGDTIDSLVVAVRSGLTVTQVPVEMRPRQAGTPSNNPWKAAVYLFRSFFALFIALTRRKVHPEERA; encoded by the coding sequence ATGACGACCACCGATCAGGACCTGGCCGCGCCAGGACACTTCCTGGTCATCATGCCCGCCTGGAACGAGGAGGCCGTCATCGGTGCGACTCTCCGGGAGCTTGCCGACGCCCTTCCCGAGGCGGACATCCTGGTGGTCGACGACGGTTCGTCCGACGGCACGGCGCGCCTCGCCGAGGAGGTCGGCGCCCGTGTGATGCGGCTTCCCTACAACCTCGGCGTCGGCGGAGCGATGCGCGCCGGATACAAGTACGCTCGCCGTTTCGGCTACGAGCGCGCGATCCAGGTGGATGCCGACGGCCAGCACGATCCGCGGGACATCGTGCGCGTGCTGGCGGGTCTTGAGGACGCAGACATCTCGATCGGTGCACGATTCGCCGACCGCGGCTCCTATCAGGCACGTGGCCCGAGGCGCTGGGCGATGGTGTTCCTGGCACGGACGATCTCCCGTATCGCCCGAACCCGTCTGACGGACGTCACCTCCGGGTTCCGGGCGGCCAACCGTGCTGCGATCCGGCAGTATTGCGAGCACTATCCGGCGGAGTATCTCGGCGACACCATCGACTCCCTCGTCGTCGCGGTGCGCTCGGGGCTGACAGTCACTCAGGTGCCCGTCGAGATGCGGCCGCGCCAGGCTGGCACGCCATCCAACAACCCGTGGAAGGCGGCGGTCTATCTCTTCCGCTCGTTCTTCGCGTTGTTCATCGCGCTCACACGG